A part of Mustela erminea isolate mMusErm1 chromosome 9, mMusErm1.Pri, whole genome shotgun sequence genomic DNA contains:
- the LOC116598847 gene encoding interstitial collagenase-like isoform X1 gives MRASMPSLPLPLLLLLLWGVGSHGFPAASSGAQEQDAELVQNYLRKYYHLRTGTSKPGRQRSSSLVTEKLKQMQAFYGLKVTGKVDADTLTLMRQPRCGVPDVAPYALGERTLRWEHTHLTYRLENYTPDLPRADVDSAIDRAFQLWSNASALTFTRVFEGQADIMISFVRGDHNDNNPFGGPGNIIAHAFPPGEGIGGDVHFDEEKRWTKDFRDFNLYHVAAHEVGHSLGLLHDGDIESLMFSSYNYYGDNLLTQRDIDAIQALYGPSKNPIQPRKRQVPQACESKLTFDAITEIRGELYFFKNRFFLRTRPFYKTGELGAITDFWVPLSRGVDAAYEVASRDEVFFFKDSKVWAFNAVKMRRGYPKDIYHSLGFPHTVKSIDAAVHEEETGKTYFFVASKYWRYDENTRSMDTGFPKEIAHGFPGIGKKVDAVFQERGFFYFFRGKRQYKFDPHTKRILTILNINSWFNCRNK, from the exons ACTACCACCTGAGGACTGGAACCAGCAAGCCcggcaggcagaggagcagcagTCTGGTGACTGAGAAGCTGAAGCAGATGCAGGCGTTCTACGGGCTAAAGGTGACGGGGAAGGTGGACGCCGACACCCTGACTCTGATGAGGCAGCCCCGATGTGGGGTGCCCGACGTGGCTCCGTACGCCCTCGGTGAGAGGACCCTCCGCTGGGAGCACACCCACCTGACCTACAG GCTTGAAAATTACACACCAGATTTGCCGAGAGCAGACGTGGATAGTGCCATTGACAGAGCCTTTCAGCTCTGGAGTAATGCCTCTGCCCTGACCTTCACCAGGGTCTTTGAGGGCCAAGCGGACATAATGATATCCTTTGTCAGGGGAG ATCACAACGACAACAACCCCTTCGGCGGGCCTGGAAACATTATTGCTCATGCCTTCCCACCGGGAGAAGGCATTGGAGGAGATGTTCATTTTGATGAAGAGAAAAGATGGACCAAAGATTTCAGAG ATTTCAACTTGTACCACGTCGCAGCACATGAAGTGGGCCATTCCCTCGGACTGTTGCACGACGGCGACATTGAGTCCCTGATGTTCTCCAGCTACAACTACTATGGGGATAATCTGCTGACTCAGAGGGACATCGATGCCATTCAGGCCCTCTACG GACCTTCCAAAAATCCCATTCAGCCAAGAAAACGTCAAGTACCACAAGCCTGTGAAAGCAAGTTAACATTTGATGCTATTACCGAAATTCGTGGAGAATTGTACTTCTTTAAAAACAG GTTCTTCCTACGCACGAGACCCTTCTACAAAACAGGGGAGCTCGGTGCCATCACTGACTTCTGGGTCCCGCTGTCAAGGGGAGTTGACGCTGCTTACGAGGTTGCTAGCAGAGACgaagtcttcttttttaaag ATAGTAAAGTCTGGGCCTTCAATGCAGTTAAGATGAGGCGAGGCTACCCCAAGGACATTTACCACTCCCTGGGCTTCCCGCACACAGTGAAGAGCATCGATGCTGCTGTTCACGAGGAGGAGACCGGGAAGACGTACTTCTTTGTCGCCAGCAAGTACTGGAG gtATGATGAAAACACACGGTCTATGGATACAGGTTTTCCCAAAGAAATAGCTCATGGGTTTCCTGGAATCGGCAAAAAAGTTGACGCTGTCTTCCAGGAAAGAG gatttttctatttctttcgtGGAAAAAGACAGTACAAATTTGATCCTCACACAAAGCGAATTTTGACTATCCTGAATATCAACAGCTGGTTCAactgtagaaataaatga
- the LOC116598847 gene encoding interstitial collagenase-like isoform X2 has protein sequence MQAFYGLKVTGKVDADTLTLMRQPRCGVPDVAPYALGERTLRWEHTHLTYRLENYTPDLPRADVDSAIDRAFQLWSNASALTFTRVFEGQADIMISFVRGDHNDNNPFGGPGNIIAHAFPPGEGIGGDVHFDEEKRWTKDFRDFNLYHVAAHEVGHSLGLLHDGDIESLMFSSYNYYGDNLLTQRDIDAIQALYGPSKNPIQPRKRQVPQACESKLTFDAITEIRGELYFFKNRFFLRTRPFYKTGELGAITDFWVPLSRGVDAAYEVASRDEVFFFKDSKVWAFNAVKMRRGYPKDIYHSLGFPHTVKSIDAAVHEEETGKTYFFVASKYWRYDENTRSMDTGFPKEIAHGFPGIGKKVDAVFQERGFFYFFRGKRQYKFDPHTKRILTILNINSWFNCRNK, from the exons ATGCAGGCGTTCTACGGGCTAAAGGTGACGGGGAAGGTGGACGCCGACACCCTGACTCTGATGAGGCAGCCCCGATGTGGGGTGCCCGACGTGGCTCCGTACGCCCTCGGTGAGAGGACCCTCCGCTGGGAGCACACCCACCTGACCTACAG GCTTGAAAATTACACACCAGATTTGCCGAGAGCAGACGTGGATAGTGCCATTGACAGAGCCTTTCAGCTCTGGAGTAATGCCTCTGCCCTGACCTTCACCAGGGTCTTTGAGGGCCAAGCGGACATAATGATATCCTTTGTCAGGGGAG ATCACAACGACAACAACCCCTTCGGCGGGCCTGGAAACATTATTGCTCATGCCTTCCCACCGGGAGAAGGCATTGGAGGAGATGTTCATTTTGATGAAGAGAAAAGATGGACCAAAGATTTCAGAG ATTTCAACTTGTACCACGTCGCAGCACATGAAGTGGGCCATTCCCTCGGACTGTTGCACGACGGCGACATTGAGTCCCTGATGTTCTCCAGCTACAACTACTATGGGGATAATCTGCTGACTCAGAGGGACATCGATGCCATTCAGGCCCTCTACG GACCTTCCAAAAATCCCATTCAGCCAAGAAAACGTCAAGTACCACAAGCCTGTGAAAGCAAGTTAACATTTGATGCTATTACCGAAATTCGTGGAGAATTGTACTTCTTTAAAAACAG GTTCTTCCTACGCACGAGACCCTTCTACAAAACAGGGGAGCTCGGTGCCATCACTGACTTCTGGGTCCCGCTGTCAAGGGGAGTTGACGCTGCTTACGAGGTTGCTAGCAGAGACgaagtcttcttttttaaag ATAGTAAAGTCTGGGCCTTCAATGCAGTTAAGATGAGGCGAGGCTACCCCAAGGACATTTACCACTCCCTGGGCTTCCCGCACACAGTGAAGAGCATCGATGCTGCTGTTCACGAGGAGGAGACCGGGAAGACGTACTTCTTTGTCGCCAGCAAGTACTGGAG gtATGATGAAAACACACGGTCTATGGATACAGGTTTTCCCAAAGAAATAGCTCATGGGTTTCCTGGAATCGGCAAAAAAGTTGACGCTGTCTTCCAGGAAAGAG gatttttctatttctttcgtGGAAAAAGACAGTACAAATTTGATCCTCACACAAAGCGAATTTTGACTATCCTGAATATCAACAGCTGGTTCAactgtagaaataaatga